A region of Mesorhizobium sp. M3A.F.Ca.ET.080.04.2.1 DNA encodes the following proteins:
- a CDS encoding GXGXG domain-containing protein has translation MPATTISKAQREQGHARIFDLGQQPLRELNQALHQLTPGSNETAWEVLNPKGSHSVAVGVDQPVAVDVRGSVGYYCGGMNAGGAITVHGSAGPGVGENMMSGSIVVKGDASQYAGATGRGGLLVIEGNASSRCGISMKGIDIVVHGNVGHMSAFMAQSGNLVVLGDAGDALGDSIYEARLFVRGKVGSLGADCIAKEMRPEHLELLQGLLDRAGVTGVKAAEFKRYGSARTLYNFNIDNADAY, from the coding sequence ATGCCGGCAACAACCATTTCGAAGGCGCAGCGCGAGCAAGGCCATGCGAGGATCTTCGATCTCGGTCAGCAGCCGCTGCGCGAGCTCAACCAGGCGCTTCATCAACTGACCCCCGGCTCGAACGAGACCGCGTGGGAGGTGCTCAACCCGAAAGGCAGCCATTCCGTCGCCGTCGGCGTCGACCAGCCGGTCGCCGTCGATGTGCGCGGCAGCGTCGGCTATTATTGCGGCGGCATGAATGCCGGCGGCGCGATCACCGTGCATGGCTCGGCCGGGCCCGGCGTCGGCGAGAACATGATGTCGGGCTCGATCGTGGTCAAAGGCGACGCCAGCCAGTATGCCGGCGCCACCGGCCGCGGCGGGCTGCTGGTCATCGAGGGCAACGCCTCCTCGCGCTGCGGCATCTCGATGAAGGGCATCGACATCGTCGTGCACGGCAATGTCGGCCACATGTCGGCGTTCATGGCGCAGTCGGGCAATCTGGTGGTGCTGGGCGATGCCGGCGATGCGCTCGGCGATTCCATCTACGAGGCGCGGCTGTTCGTGCGCGGCAAGGTCGGCAGCCTGGGCGCCGACTGCATCGCCAAGGAGATGCGGCCGGAGCACCTCGAACTGTTGCAGGGCCTGCTCGACAGGGCCGGCGTGACCGGCGTCAAGGCGGCGGAATTCAAGCGCTACGGCTCGGCCCGCACGCTCTACAACTTCAACATCGACAACGCCGACGCGTATTGA
- a CDS encoding FMN-binding glutamate synthase family protein codes for MTYHNPPTTPRKSATFDDYTLSEIRRAAATGIYDIRGAGAKRKLPHFDDLLFLGASISRYPLEGYRERCDTSVVLGTRHARKPIELKIPITIAGMSFGSLSGPAKEALGRGATLSGTSTTTGDGGMTEEERGHSKQLVYQYLPSRYGMNPRDLRRADAIEVVVGQGAKPGGGGMLLGQKISDRVAEMRTLPKGIDQRSACRHPDWTGPDDLEIKILELREITDWEKPIYVKVGGARPYYDTALAVKAGADVVVVDGMQGGTAATQEVFIENVGQPTLACIRPAVQALQDLGMHRKVQLIVSGGIRNGADVAKALALGVDAVSIGTAALVALGDNDPRWEADYNALGSTAGAYDDWHEGRDPAGITTQDPELMKRVDPIAAGRRLANYLKVMTLEAQTIARACGKNSLHNLEPEDLVALSIEAAAMAGVPLAGTSWIPGKGGL; via the coding sequence ATGACCTATCACAATCCGCCGACGACGCCGCGCAAATCCGCGACCTTCGACGACTACACGCTTTCCGAGATCCGCCGCGCGGCAGCGACCGGCATCTATGACATCCGCGGCGCCGGCGCCAAGCGCAAGCTGCCGCATTTCGACGACCTGCTGTTCCTCGGCGCCTCGATCTCGCGCTATCCGCTGGAAGGCTATCGCGAGCGCTGCGACACCTCGGTGGTGCTCGGCACGCGCCACGCCAGGAAGCCGATCGAATTGAAGATCCCGATCACCATCGCCGGCATGAGCTTCGGCTCGCTGTCGGGCCCGGCCAAGGAGGCGCTCGGCCGCGGCGCCACGCTCTCCGGCACCTCGACCACCACCGGCGACGGCGGCATGACCGAGGAAGAGCGCGGCCATTCCAAGCAGCTGGTCTACCAGTACCTGCCGTCGCGCTACGGCATGAACCCGCGCGACCTGCGCCGCGCCGACGCCATCGAGGTGGTCGTCGGTCAGGGCGCCAAGCCCGGCGGCGGCGGCATGCTGCTCGGCCAGAAGATCTCCGACCGCGTCGCCGAGATGCGCACGCTGCCCAAGGGCATCGACCAGCGCTCGGCCTGTCGCCATCCCGACTGGACCGGGCCGGACGATCTCGAGATCAAGATCCTGGAACTGCGCGAGATCACCGACTGGGAAAAGCCGATCTATGTCAAGGTCGGCGGGGCGCGGCCCTATTACGACACCGCGCTTGCGGTGAAGGCCGGCGCCGACGTCGTCGTCGTCGACGGCATGCAGGGCGGCACGGCGGCGACGCAGGAAGTGTTCATCGAGAATGTCGGCCAGCCGACGCTGGCCTGCATCCGGCCGGCGGTGCAGGCGCTGCAGGACCTCGGCATGCACCGCAAGGTGCAGCTGATCGTCTCCGGCGGCATCCGCAACGGCGCCGACGTCGCCAAGGCGCTGGCGCTCGGCGTCGACGCGGTTTCGATCGGCACCGCGGCGCTGGTCGCGCTCGGCGACAACGATCCGCGCTGGGAAGCCGACTACAACGCGCTCGGCAGCACGGCCGGCGCCTATGACGACTGGCACGAGGGCCGCGACCCGGCCGGCATCACCACGCAGGACCCCGAATTGATGAAGCGGGTCGACCCGATCGCCGCCGGACGGCGGCTGGCGAACTACCTCAAGGTGATGACGCTCGAGGCGCAGACCATTGCCCGCGCCTGCGGCAAGAACAGCCTGCACAATCTCGAGCCCGAGGATCTCGTCGCGCTCTCCATCGAAGCCGCCGCCATGGCCGGCGTGCCGCTCGCCGGCACCAGCTGGATCCCGGGGAAGGGAGGTCTTTAA
- the glnT gene encoding type III glutamate--ammonia ligase, whose translation MSDLREFAAARGVKYFMISYTDLFGGQRAKLVPAQAIADMQKDGAGFAGFATWLDLTPAHPDMLAVPDPDSVIQLPWKPEVAWVAANCIMDDKLVGQAPRNTLKRLIAEAASDGMHVKTGVEAEFFLTTPDGSAISDQYDTASKPCYDQQAVMRRYDVIAEICDHMLSLGWGAYQNDHEDANGQFEMNWAFDNVLATADKHSFFKFMVRSIAEKHGLRATFMPKPFPGLTGNGCHAHISVWDETGKTNVFADKSMELGLSAKGRHFLGGIMKHASALAAITNPTVNSYKRINAPRTISGATWAPNTVTWTGNNRTHMVRVPGPGRFELRLPDGAANPYLLQAVIIAAGLDGIRSKADPGRRYDIDMYQLGHTVTDAPKLPLNLLDALREFDNDKSLKAALGEEFSSAYLKLKHQEWNSYASHFTQWERDHTLDI comes from the coding sequence ATGAGCGATCTGCGGGAATTCGCTGCGGCACGGGGCGTCAAGTATTTCATGATCTCCTACACCGACCTGTTCGGTGGGCAGCGCGCCAAGCTGGTGCCGGCGCAGGCGATCGCCGACATGCAGAAGGACGGTGCCGGCTTTGCCGGCTTCGCCACCTGGCTCGACCTGACGCCGGCGCATCCCGACATGCTGGCGGTGCCGGATCCGGATTCCGTGATCCAGCTGCCCTGGAAGCCGGAAGTCGCCTGGGTCGCCGCCAATTGCATCATGGACGACAAGCTCGTCGGCCAGGCGCCGCGCAACACGCTTAAGCGGCTGATCGCGGAAGCGGCGAGCGACGGCATGCATGTCAAGACCGGCGTCGAGGCCGAATTCTTTCTGACCACGCCTGACGGCAGCGCGATCTCCGATCAGTACGACACCGCCTCCAAGCCCTGCTACGACCAGCAGGCGGTCATGCGCCGCTACGACGTCATCGCCGAGATCTGCGATCACATGCTGTCGCTGGGCTGGGGCGCCTACCAGAACGACCATGAAGACGCCAACGGCCAGTTCGAGATGAACTGGGCCTTCGACAACGTGCTGGCGACCGCCGACAAGCATTCCTTCTTCAAGTTCATGGTGCGCTCGATCGCCGAGAAACATGGCCTGCGCGCGACCTTCATGCCCAAGCCTTTCCCGGGGCTGACCGGCAATGGCTGCCACGCCCATATCTCGGTATGGGACGAGACCGGCAAGACGAACGTATTCGCCGACAAGTCGATGGAACTCGGCCTGTCGGCCAAGGGCAGGCACTTCCTTGGCGGCATCATGAAGCATGCTTCGGCGCTTGCCGCGATCACCAATCCGACGGTCAATTCCTACAAGCGCATCAATGCGCCGCGCACGATCTCGGGCGCGACCTGGGCGCCGAACACGGTGACCTGGACCGGCAACAACCGCACCCACATGGTGCGCGTGCCCGGCCCCGGCCGCTTCGAACTGCGCCTGCCGGACGGCGCCGCCAACCCCTATCTGCTGCAGGCGGTGATCATCGCCGCCGGTCTCGACGGCATCCGCTCCAAGGCCGATCCGGGCAGGCGCTACGACATCGACATGTACCAGCTCGGCCATACGGTGACCGACGCACCGAAACTGCCGCTCAACCTGCTCGACGCATTGCGCGAATTCGACAACGACAAATCGCTCAAGGCGGCGCTGGGCGAGGAATTTTCGTCGGCCTACCTAAAGCTGAAGCACCAGGAATGGAATTCCTATGCTTCGCATTTCACGCAGTGGGAACGCGACCACACGCTGGATATCTAG